A genomic region of Mesorhizobium sp. NZP2077 contains the following coding sequences:
- the urtB gene encoding urea ABC transporter permease subunit UrtB, producing the protein MKIFHAMGLTLLFLLTTLSSSGAAEADLRAIIAKFATVTDFSETGAVVQELTATGDPAVERPLAALADGNLYVRTADSMVFVGKEGDENVQLFDPLSGEAAGEASQDDITQISVNNTLRRAIRDALGTLTLGSKDPTVRIAAADTMFKTPDATNIGPLDAAIASESVASVKALLEQARAASVLVSDRPDADKLAAIALVGARGDRDAVSLLTSVEANASGAVKEAATAAIASINSTLAFWDVGQNIWYGISLGSVLLLAAIGLAITFGVMGVINMAHGEMVMLGAYTTFVVQQVIRTSFPGLFDWSLVIALPLAFLVSALVGLIIERGVIRFLYGRPLETLLATWGVSLILQQAVRSIFGPTNQEVGNPSWMSGSFNVGQLAITWNRLWILVFALTVFGLLLYVMKRTPWGLQMRAVTANRRMAASMGIRTPWVDALTFALGSGIAGIAGVALSQIDNVSPNLGRGYIIDSFMVVVFGGVGNLWGTLVGAFSLGIVNKFLEPYAGAVLGKIVVLVLIILFIQKRPRGLFALKGRAVEA; encoded by the coding sequence ATGAAGATCTTCCACGCGATGGGCCTGACGCTCTTGTTCCTGCTGACGACGCTGTCGTCTTCGGGCGCTGCGGAAGCCGATCTGCGTGCCATCATTGCCAAATTCGCGACAGTAACCGACTTTTCCGAGACGGGAGCTGTAGTTCAAGAGTTGACGGCCACAGGCGATCCGGCAGTCGAACGTCCGCTTGCTGCATTGGCGGATGGCAATCTTTACGTTCGTACCGCCGACTCGATGGTGTTTGTCGGCAAGGAAGGCGACGAGAACGTCCAGCTTTTCGATCCGCTGAGCGGCGAGGCAGCGGGCGAGGCCTCCCAGGACGACATCACCCAGATCAGCGTCAACAACACCTTGCGCCGCGCCATCCGAGATGCATTGGGCACATTGACGCTCGGTTCGAAGGATCCGACTGTCCGCATCGCCGCCGCCGACACCATGTTCAAGACGCCGGACGCCACAAATATCGGACCGCTCGACGCAGCGATCGCCAGTGAAAGCGTGGCGAGCGTCAAGGCCCTGCTCGAACAGGCCCGCGCCGCCTCGGTTCTTGTCTCCGACCGGCCTGATGCAGACAAGCTGGCGGCCATCGCACTGGTCGGCGCGCGCGGCGACCGCGACGCGGTTTCGCTGCTCACTTCGGTCGAGGCCAATGCCTCGGGAGCCGTGAAGGAAGCGGCGACGGCCGCGATCGCCAGCATCAACTCGACGCTGGCTTTCTGGGATGTAGGTCAGAACATCTGGTACGGCATCTCGCTGGGCTCGGTGCTGCTGCTCGCGGCGATCGGGCTCGCCATCACCTTCGGCGTCATGGGCGTCATCAACATGGCGCACGGCGAGATGGTCATGCTTGGCGCCTACACCACCTTCGTCGTCCAGCAGGTGATCCGCACGTCCTTTCCCGGCCTGTTCGACTGGTCGCTGGTGATCGCGCTGCCGCTTGCCTTTCTGGTCTCGGCGCTGGTTGGCCTGATCATCGAGCGCGGCGTCATCCGCTTCCTCTACGGCCGGCCGCTGGAGACGCTTCTGGCGACCTGGGGCGTGTCGCTGATCCTGCAGCAGGCGGTGCGCTCGATCTTCGGGCCGACCAACCAGGAGGTCGGCAACCCCTCGTGGATGTCAGGGTCGTTCAACGTTGGTCAGCTCGCCATCACCTGGAACCGTCTGTGGATCCTGGTCTTCGCGCTCACCGTCTTCGGCCTGCTGCTCTACGTCATGAAGCGCACGCCCTGGGGCTTGCAGATGCGTGCCGTCACCGCCAACCGGCGCATGGCGGCCTCGATGGGCATCAGGACGCCATGGGTCGACGCGCTGACTTTCGCGCTCGGATCCGGCATTGCCGGCATCGCCGGCGTGGCGCTCAGCCAGATCGACAACGTCTCGCCCAATCTCGGCCGCGGCTACATCATCGACAGCTTCATGGTCGTGGTCTTCGGTGGTGTCGGCAATCTCTGGGGCACGCTGGTCGGCGCCTTTTCGCTCGGCATCGTCAACAAGTTCCTCGAGCCCTATGCCGGCGCCGTGCTCGGCAAGATCGTCGTGCTGGTGCTGATCATCCTGTTCATCCAGAAACGCCCGCGCGGCCTGTTCGCGCTCAAGGGCAGGGCGGTGGAAGCATGA
- the urtC gene encoding urea ABC transporter permease subunit UrtC translates to MIAGRFFAAGADHRIAITIFVLLAVAIVVPLLNLAVSPASAFYIPSYIVALTGKYLCYALLALALDLVWGYCGILSLGHGAFFALGGYAMGMYLMRQIGSRGVYGNPILPDFMVFLNYKELPWFWYGFDHFWFAGLMVLAVPGLLAFVFGWFAFRSRVTGVYLSIITQAMTYALLLAFFRNDMGFGGNNGLTDFKDILGFNVQADATRSALFAASAVMLALAVFITWAIVGSKYGKLLMAVRDAESRTRFLGWRAENVKLFAFTVSAVMAGIAGALYVPQVGIINPGEFEPSNSIEVVIWAAVGGRGTIVGPIIGALLVNAGKSWFTGVLPELWLFALGGLFVAVTLLLPKGIIGMWDSWRGNAKALRAASAAEEAGTEVALATATSKPARSPARNPGEWSWSDPEPQAAE, encoded by the coding sequence ATGATTGCCGGACGCTTCTTTGCCGCCGGCGCGGACCACCGCATCGCCATCACCATCTTCGTCCTGCTGGCGGTGGCCATCGTCGTGCCGCTGCTCAACCTGGCGGTGTCGCCGGCGAGCGCGTTCTACATCCCGTCCTATATCGTGGCGCTGACCGGCAAGTATCTCTGCTATGCGTTGCTGGCGCTCGCGCTCGACCTGGTCTGGGGCTATTGCGGCATCCTTTCGCTTGGCCACGGCGCCTTCTTCGCGCTCGGCGGCTACGCGATGGGCATGTATCTGATGCGCCAGATCGGCTCGCGCGGCGTCTATGGTAACCCGATCCTGCCTGACTTCATGGTCTTCCTGAACTACAAGGAATTGCCCTGGTTCTGGTACGGCTTCGACCATTTCTGGTTCGCCGGTCTCATGGTGCTTGCGGTGCCCGGCCTGCTCGCCTTCGTCTTCGGCTGGTTCGCCTTCCGCAGCCGCGTCACCGGCGTCTATCTCTCCATCATCACCCAGGCGATGACCTATGCGCTGCTGCTTGCCTTCTTCCGCAACGACATGGGCTTCGGCGGCAACAATGGCCTGACCGATTTCAAGGATATTCTGGGCTTCAACGTACAGGCCGACGCGACGCGTTCGGCGCTGTTTGCCGCGAGCGCGGTGATGCTCGCGCTCGCCGTGTTCATCACCTGGGCGATCGTCGGCTCCAAATACGGCAAGCTCTTGATGGCGGTGCGCGACGCCGAGAGCCGCACGCGCTTCCTCGGCTGGCGGGCGGAGAACGTAAAGCTGTTCGCCTTCACCGTATCGGCCGTCATGGCCGGCATTGCCGGTGCGCTCTATGTGCCGCAGGTCGGCATCATCAATCCCGGTGAGTTCGAGCCGTCCAATTCGATCGAGGTGGTGATCTGGGCGGCCGTCGGCGGGCGCGGCACCATCGTCGGGCCTATCATCGGCGCGCTGCTGGTCAATGCCGGCAAATCCTGGTTCACCGGCGTGCTGCCGGAGCTCTGGCTGTTCGCGCTCGGCGGACTGTTCGTCGCCGTCACGCTGCTTTTGCCGAAGGGCATCATCGGTATGTGGGATAGCTGGCGCGGCAATGCGAAGGCGTTGCGCGCAGCCTCTGCCGCTGAAGAAGCCGGCACCGAGGTTGCCCTGGCGACCGCGACCTCGAAGCCCGCTCGCTCGCCGGCGAGAAATCCAGGCGAATGGTCCTGGTCCGACCCTGAGCCGCAGGCGGCGGAGTAG
- the urtD gene encoding urea ABC transporter ATP-binding protein UrtD: MSKSNTILYLDGVSVSFDGFRAINNLSLVLDKGEMRAIIGPNGAGKTTMMDIVTGKTRPDEGEVFFDGQVDLTRHDEAEIAMMGIGRKFQKPTVFESHTIEENLMLALKGPRSIFPALFHRRSAAEARQIDDILGIIRLGDKRHELAANLSHGQKQWLEIGMLLAQDPKLLLVDEPVAGMTDAETEETARLLKDIARDHSVIVVEHDMHFVRELGVKVTCLHEGSVLSEGTLDFVSADERVVEVYLGR; encoded by the coding sequence ATGAGCAAATCGAACACCATCCTCTATCTCGACGGCGTCTCGGTCTCCTTCGACGGCTTTCGCGCCATCAACAATCTGTCGCTGGTGCTCGACAAGGGTGAGATGCGCGCCATCATCGGCCCCAATGGCGCCGGAAAGACGACGATGATGGACATCGTCACCGGCAAGACGCGGCCCGACGAGGGCGAAGTGTTCTTCGACGGCCAGGTCGATCTCACCAGGCATGACGAGGCCGAGATTGCCATGATGGGCATCGGTCGCAAATTCCAGAAGCCGACGGTCTTCGAAAGCCACACGATCGAAGAAAACCTGATGTTGGCACTGAAAGGCCCGCGTTCGATCTTCCCGGCGCTCTTTCATCGCCGCTCGGCCGCCGAGGCGCGGCAGATCGACGACATTCTCGGCATCATCCGGCTGGGCGACAAGCGCCATGAGCTGGCGGCCAATCTCAGCCACGGCCAGAAACAGTGGCTGGAGATCGGCATGCTGTTGGCGCAGGATCCAAAGCTGCTTTTGGTCGACGAGCCGGTGGCCGGTATGACCGATGCCGAGACCGAGGAGACCGCGCGGCTGCTCAAGGACATTGCGCGCGACCATTCGGTCATCGTCGTCGAGCACGACATGCATTTCGTGCGCGAACTCGGCGTCAAGGTGACCTGCCTGCACGAGGGCTCGGTGCTGTCGGAAGGCACACTCGATTTCGTTTCGGCCGACGAGCGCGTCGTCGAAGTCTATCTGGGGAGATGA
- the urtE gene encoding urea ABC transporter ATP-binding subunit UrtE translates to MLEVSNATLHYGAAQALRGVSLKAGAGKITCVLGRNGVGKTSLMRSIVGHHRLTSGSVAFEGKALDRSAAYDRARSGIAFVPQGREIFPLLTVRENLESGFAPLKRADRNVPAHVFELFPVLKQMLGRRGGDLSGGQQQQLAIGRALVMRPKLLVLDEPTEGIQPSIIKDIGRAIRYLRDQAGIAVLLVEQYLDFCRELADEVNIMDRGQIVHTGPAEDLDRADVRKFLTV, encoded by the coding sequence ATGCTCGAAGTTTCAAACGCCACGCTCCATTACGGTGCCGCCCAGGCGCTGCGTGGCGTTTCGCTGAAGGCGGGCGCCGGCAAGATCACTTGCGTGCTCGGCCGCAACGGCGTCGGCAAGACCAGTTTGATGAGATCGATCGTCGGCCACCACCGGCTGACGAGCGGAAGCGTTGCCTTCGAGGGGAAGGCGCTCGACCGGAGCGCGGCGTATGACCGCGCCCGGTCGGGCATCGCTTTCGTACCGCAGGGCAGGGAGATCTTTCCCCTGCTCACGGTGCGCGAAAACCTGGAATCGGGTTTTGCCCCGTTGAAGCGTGCCGACCGCAACGTGCCGGCGCATGTCTTCGAACTGTTTCCGGTGCTGAAGCAGATGCTCGGCCGCCGTGGCGGCGATCTTTCCGGCGGTCAGCAGCAGCAACTGGCCATCGGCAGGGCACTGGTCATGCGGCCGAAGCTGCTGGTCCTCGATGAGCCGACGGAAGGCATCCAGCCATCGATCATCAAGGACATCGGTCGCGCCATCCGTTACCTGCGCGACCAGGCCGGCATTGCGGTGCTGCTGGTCGAACAGTATCTCGACTTCTGCCGCGAACTCGCCGATGAGGTCAACATCATGGACCGGGGCCAGATCGTCCATACTGGCCCGGCGGAAGATTTAGATCGCGCTGATGTGCGAAAGTTCCTTACCGTCTAG
- a CDS encoding GGDEF domain-containing protein, translated as MSLDYTSLLLAVGFSAACLSLTLFGMWLTARSEKFLLTWAVSLVFVVGDIFVYDAYIDMPGRVLGIATLALLLLGFSTMLGAAYQFRTGGSPLPRALWGCVSLAIALPAMALGYDGLGFMFENLFAALLLVATALEYWKGRDEAPALTIGLTALYAATATSFALCAMVLIEDGKLVLGHAPSNWAEELSLIVVIASMTGIGALSLALNQGRLARHHRRNALTDPLTGLLNRRALFDLHGHVPVGAFTAVIVFDLDNFKAINDEFGHAAGDEVLKVFAGELAGNLRQTDVAARMGGEEFALVLKRTLPETVEEAAERIRAAFATRLIETETGSLTCTVSAGFAFGSKDGISFDKVLSAADRALYDAKRGGRNRVTASPFRRAS; from the coding sequence ATGTCGCTCGACTACACTTCACTTCTGCTGGCTGTCGGTTTCTCCGCCGCTTGCCTGAGCCTGACATTGTTCGGCATGTGGTTGACCGCCCGCTCGGAAAAGTTCCTGCTGACATGGGCGGTCAGCCTAGTGTTCGTGGTTGGCGATATCTTTGTCTATGACGCCTATATCGATATGCCCGGGCGCGTGCTCGGCATAGCCACGCTCGCTTTGTTGCTGCTCGGTTTCTCGACCATGCTGGGTGCGGCCTACCAGTTCAGAACGGGCGGCTCGCCGCTGCCGCGGGCACTGTGGGGCTGCGTTTCGCTGGCGATAGCGCTGCCTGCCATGGCTCTGGGTTATGACGGCCTCGGCTTCATGTTCGAGAACCTGTTCGCCGCCCTGCTCCTGGTCGCGACAGCGCTCGAATACTGGAAAGGCCGCGACGAAGCCCCTGCCCTGACGATCGGCCTCACCGCACTCTATGCAGCCACGGCCACGTCCTTCGCGCTCTGTGCCATGGTTCTTATTGAGGACGGAAAGCTGGTTCTCGGCCATGCGCCCAGCAACTGGGCCGAGGAATTGAGCCTCATCGTCGTCATCGCAAGCATGACGGGTATCGGCGCCCTGTCGCTTGCGCTCAACCAGGGGCGCCTGGCCAGGCACCACCGCCGCAATGCTTTGACCGATCCCCTGACCGGCCTGCTCAACCGGCGTGCGCTGTTCGACCTGCATGGCCATGTCCCCGTCGGCGCCTTTACCGCCGTGATCGTCTTCGACCTCGACAATTTCAAAGCCATCAACGACGAATTCGGCCACGCGGCGGGCGACGAGGTGCTGAAGGTGTTTGCTGGGGAACTCGCCGGCAATCTTCGCCAGACCGACGTTGCCGCACGCATGGGCGGCGAGGAATTCGCGCTGGTGCTGAAGCGCACCCTGCCGGAGACGGTCGAGGAAGCGGCCGAGCGCATCCGGGCCGCCTTCGCGACGCGCCTGATCGAAACCGAGACGGGATCCCTGACCTGCACGGTCAGTGCCGGGTTTGCGTTCGGCAGCAAAGACGGCATCAGCTTCGACAAGGTGCTCAGCGCCGCCGACAGGGCGCTCTACGACGCAAAGCGCGGCGGCCGCAACCGCGTCACCGCTTCTCCATTCCGGCGCGCGAGCTGA
- a CDS encoding DUF72 domain-containing protein — protein MSKSGTIRSGMGGWTFEPWDTSFYPDKLSKAKQLQYASRQVPSIEVNGTYYSSFKEPTFVKWASEAPDGFVYSLKGNRFVTNRRVLGEAGESIARFLGSGVAALGDKLGPILWQFAPTKKFDPDDFEAFLKLLPEKQDGVALRHALEVRNDSFIVPEFAALARKYKAAIVYADHAKYPDIADVTGDFVYARLQTGSDDNPDCYTPKGLDEWAARVKTWAEGKQPRDLRRADPATDAPVQPRDVFVYFITEGKVRAPFGAMALMKRVAD, from the coding sequence ATGAGCAAATCGGGAACAATCCGCTCCGGCATGGGCGGCTGGACCTTCGAGCCCTGGGACACGTCCTTCTATCCGGACAAACTGTCGAAGGCCAAGCAGCTGCAATATGCCAGCCGGCAGGTGCCGAGCATCGAGGTCAACGGCACCTACTATTCCAGCTTCAAGGAGCCGACCTTCGTCAAATGGGCCAGCGAAGCGCCGGACGGTTTCGTTTATTCGCTGAAAGGCAACCGCTTCGTCACCAACCGCCGCGTGCTGGGCGAAGCCGGCGAATCGATAGCTCGCTTCCTCGGCTCCGGTGTTGCCGCACTTGGCGACAAGCTCGGGCCGATCCTGTGGCAGTTTGCGCCGACGAAAAAATTCGATCCGGACGATTTCGAAGCCTTTTTGAAACTGCTGCCGGAAAAGCAGGATGGCGTCGCGCTGCGCCATGCACTCGAAGTCCGCAACGACAGTTTCATCGTGCCGGAATTCGCAGCGCTTGCCCGCAAGTACAAGGCGGCGATCGTCTATGCCGACCATGCCAAATATCCTGATATCGCCGATGTCACCGGTGACTTCGTCTATGCACGGCTGCAGACGGGTTCCGACGACAATCCCGATTGCTACACGCCAAAGGGCCTCGACGAATGGGCGGCGCGGGTAAAAACATGGGCTGAGGGCAAGCAGCCGCGCGATTTGCGGCGCGCCGATCCCGCCACGGACGCACCGGTGCAACCACGCGACGTCTTCGTCTACTTCATAACCGAGGGCAAGGTGCGTGCCCCCTTCGGCGCGATGGCGCTGATGAAACGGGTAGCCGACTGA
- a CDS encoding GNAT family N-acetyltransferase — protein sequence MTIQRAVAGDLQTVVSLTAAAYAPYTALLDAPPIPVTEDYAPRIARGEVWLLESGDKLAGALTLERHEDYAMIFSVAVSPAFQGKGFGTKLLNHADQQTRLWGLSEIRLCTNAKMERNIALYLAYGYRETGRRPNPYRPGWVLVDMAKAM from the coding sequence ATGACCATCCAAAGAGCGGTTGCCGGCGATCTGCAAACCGTTGTCTCGCTGACTGCGGCAGCCTATGCGCCTTACACTGCTTTGTTGGACGCGCCGCCGATCCCGGTGACTGAGGACTACGCGCCTCGCATCGCGCGCGGCGAGGTCTGGCTGCTGGAGAGCGGCGATAAACTGGCTGGAGCGCTTACGTTGGAGCGGCACGAGGATTACGCGATGATCTTCTCCGTCGCGGTGTCGCCCGCCTTCCAGGGCAAGGGTTTTGGCACAAAGCTGCTCAATCACGCGGATCAGCAGACTCGGCTGTGGGGCCTGTCGGAGATTCGGCTCTGCACCAATGCGAAGATGGAACGGAACATCGCGCTCTATCTTGCTTACGGCTATCGCGAAACGGGTCGCCGGCCCAATCCCTACCGGCCAGGATGGGTGCTCGTCGACATGGCGAAGGCGATGTGA
- the uvrA gene encoding excinuclease ABC subunit UvrA, which produces MADHKFLSIRGAREHNLKNVDLDLPRDSLIVMTGLSGSGKSSLAFDTIYAEGQRRYVESLSAYARQFLEMMQKPDVDQIDGLSPAISIEQKTTSKNPRSTVGTVTEIYDYMRLLFARVGIPYSPATGLPIESQTVSQMVDRVLAVEEGTRLFLLAPIVRGRKGEYRKELLELQKKGFQRVKVDGVFYEIADVPALDKKYKHDIDVVVDRIVVRGDLATRLADSIETALKLAEGLAVAEFADKPLDSSQTGEDSVNKSKNETHERILFSEKFACPVSGFTIPEIEPRLFSFNNPFGACPTCDGLGSQRAIDPNLVVPDENVSLRDGAVSPWAKSTSPYYVQTLEALGKAYNFKLGDKFKDLSTEAQDAILRGTGEREVTFQYDDGLRSYKTTKTFEGVIPNLERRWKETESAWMREEIERFMSATPCPVCKGYRLKPEALAVKIAGKHIGEVTELSIRKADQWFTDLPPHLNDQQNEIAVRVLKEIRERLRFLNDVGLDYLTLSRNSGTLSGGESQRIRLASQIGSGLTGVLYVLDEPSIGLHQRDNARLLDTLKHLRDIGNTVIVVEHDEDAILHADYVVDMGPAAGIHGGEIIAQGTPQQVMANPNSITGKYLSGALEVATPGVRREAKKNRRLKIVGARGNNLKNVTAEIPLGTFTAVTGVSGGGKSTFLIETLFKAASRRIMGSREHPAEHDRIEGLEFLDKVIDIDQSPIGRTPRSNPATYTGAFTPIRDWFAGLPEAKARGYQPGRFSFNVKGGRCEACQGDGVIKIEMHFLPDVYVTCDVCHGKRYNRETLDVQFKGKSIADVLDMTVEEGVDFFAAVPGVRDKLDTLKQVGLGYIHIGQQATTLSGGEAQRIKLAKELSRKATGKTLYILDEPTTGLHFHDVAKLLEVLHELVDQGNTVVVIEHNLEVIKTADWVLDLGPEGGDGGGELVAQGTPEAIVREKRSYTGQFLKELLERRPGGKREAAE; this is translated from the coding sequence ATGGCCGACCATAAATTCCTTTCCATTCGCGGGGCGCGCGAACACAATCTGAAGAACGTCGATCTCGACCTGCCGCGTGACAGCCTGATCGTCATGACCGGCCTGTCGGGCTCCGGCAAATCGTCGCTCGCCTTCGACACCATCTACGCCGAGGGCCAGCGCCGCTATGTCGAGAGCCTGTCGGCCTATGCCCGGCAATTCCTCGAAATGATGCAGAAGCCCGACGTCGACCAGATCGACGGGCTGTCGCCTGCCATCTCCATCGAGCAGAAGACCACGTCGAAGAACCCGCGCTCGACGGTCGGCACCGTCACCGAGATCTACGACTATATGCGCCTGCTGTTCGCGCGTGTTGGCATCCCCTATTCGCCGGCCACCGGCCTGCCGATCGAGAGCCAGACGGTCAGCCAGATGGTCGACCGCGTGCTGGCGGTCGAGGAAGGCACCCGCCTGTTCCTGCTCGCGCCGATCGTGCGCGGCCGCAAGGGCGAATACCGCAAGGAGCTGCTGGAACTGCAGAAGAAGGGTTTTCAGCGCGTCAAGGTCGACGGCGTCTTCTATGAGATCGCAGACGTTCCGGCGCTCGATAAAAAATACAAGCACGATATCGACGTCGTCGTCGACCGCATCGTCGTGCGCGGCGATCTGGCCACGCGTCTTGCCGACTCTATCGAAACTGCGCTGAAGCTCGCCGAGGGGCTAGCGGTGGCCGAGTTTGCCGACAAGCCGCTCGATTCCAGCCAGACCGGCGAGGATTCGGTCAACAAGTCGAAGAACGAGACGCATGAGCGCATCCTGTTCTCCGAAAAATTCGCCTGTCCGGTCTCCGGCTTCACCATTCCCGAAATCGAGCCGCGGCTGTTCTCGTTCAACAACCCGTTCGGCGCTTGCCCGACCTGCGACGGTCTCGGCAGTCAGCGCGCCATCGACCCCAATCTCGTCGTGCCCGACGAGAACGTGTCGCTGCGCGACGGCGCCGTCAGCCCATGGGCGAAATCGACCTCGCCCTATTACGTGCAGACGCTCGAGGCATTGGGCAAGGCTTACAACTTCAAGCTCGGCGACAAGTTCAAGGATCTGAGCACGGAAGCCCAGGACGCGATCCTGCGCGGCACTGGCGAGCGCGAAGTCACCTTCCAGTATGATGACGGGCTGCGCTCCTACAAGACGACCAAGACCTTCGAAGGCGTCATTCCCAATCTCGAGCGGCGCTGGAAAGAGACCGAATCCGCCTGGATGCGCGAGGAGATCGAGCGCTTCATGTCGGCGACGCCTTGCCCGGTCTGCAAGGGCTACCGGCTGAAGCCTGAAGCGTTGGCGGTGAAGATTGCCGGCAAGCATATCGGCGAAGTCACCGAGCTTTCGATCCGCAAGGCCGACCAGTGGTTCACGGACCTGCCGCCACATCTCAACGACCAGCAGAACGAGATCGCGGTGCGCGTGCTCAAGGAAATCCGCGAGCGCCTGCGCTTCCTCAACGATGTCGGGCTCGACTATCTGACCCTGTCGCGCAATTCCGGCACGCTGTCGGGCGGCGAAAGCCAGCGCATCCGGCTAGCCTCGCAGATCGGTTCGGGCCTGACCGGCGTGCTTTATGTGCTGGACGAGCCGTCGATCGGTCTGCATCAGCGCGACAATGCGCGTCTGCTCGACACGCTGAAGCACCTGCGCGACATCGGCAACACGGTGATCGTCGTCGAACACGATGAGGACGCCATCCTGCACGCCGACTATGTCGTCGACATGGGTCCGGCCGCAGGCATCCATGGCGGCGAGATCATCGCCCAGGGTACGCCGCAGCAAGTGATGGCCAATCCCAATTCGATCACCGGCAAGTATCTGTCGGGCGCGCTCGAAGTGGCAACGCCCGGCGTGCGGCGGGAGGCGAAAAAGAACCGGCGCCTGAAGATCGTCGGCGCGCGCGGCAACAATCTGAAGAACGTCACCGCCGAAATTCCGCTCGGCACCTTCACCGCCGTCACCGGTGTGTCGGGCGGCGGCAAGTCGACCTTCCTGATCGAGACGCTGTTCAAGGCGGCCTCGCGTCGCATTATGGGGTCGCGCGAGCATCCCGCCGAGCATGACCGCATCGAAGGCCTGGAATTCCTCGACAAGGTCATCGACATCGACCAGTCGCCGATCGGCCGTACGCCACGGTCGAACCCTGCCACCTATACCGGCGCCTTCACGCCGATCCGCGACTGGTTCGCCGGCCTGCCGGAAGCCAAGGCGCGCGGCTACCAGCCGGGCCGCTTCTCCTTCAACGTCAAGGGCGGCCGCTGCGAGGCCTGCCAGGGCGACGGCGTCATCAAGATCGAGATGCACTTCCTGCCCGACGTCTACGTCACCTGCGACGTCTGCCACGGCAAGCGCTACAACAGAGAGACGCTCGACGTGCAGTTCAAGGGCAAGTCGATCGCCGACGTGCTCGACATGACGGTCGAGGAAGGCGTCGACTTCTTCGCCGCCGTGCCCGGTGTGCGCGACAAGCTCGACACGCTGAAGCAGGTTGGCCTCGGCTACATCCATATCGGCCAGCAGGCGACGACGCTTTCGGGCGGCGAGGCGCAGCGCATCAAGCTGGCCAAGGAATTGTCGCGCAAGGCGACCGGCAAGACGCTCTACATCCTCGACGAGCCGACCACCGGCCTGCATTTCCACGACGTCGCCAAACTATTGGAAGTGCTGCACGAACTGGTCGACCAGGGCAACACGGTGGTGGTTATCGAGCACAATCTCGAAGTGATCAAGACCGCCGACTGGGTTCTCGACCTCGGCCCCGAAGGGGGTGACGGCGGCGGCGAGCTGGTCGCCCAGGGCACGCCGGAAGCGATCGTGCGCGAGAAGCGCAGCTACACTGGCCAGTTCCTCAAGGAATTGCTGGAGCGGCGCCCCGGAGGCAAACGCGAAGCGGCGGAGTGA